CCCCTGATGGACGTGCAAGACTGGCAGCGCATCGCCCGGCAGGAGCTTGAGCGCCGGGCTACCAGCATCGTGCAGGCGCTGGATGATGCGACCCTTGAGGCCATCGCAGCGGGCACGCTCGACATGCTGGCCATGTGCCGACAGGTGGCCGACGAGATCCACCAGGCCGCCTAAGCCCTCCCCTGCCCTGCCACCGAACCCCGCCGCGTGCGGGGTTTTTTATGACTTCAAACCCTCAAAAGGTGCATTTACTCAAATCCTCAATATGCTATACTGCGCTTGAGTAATTCCTTTTTTCCTCAAACGCTCAATAGCTCAAGGAGCGCATATGCAAGTCATTGCTGTACTGAACCAGAAGGGCGGGGCGGGTAAAACCACCATCGCCACCCACCTTGCCCGCGCCCTGCAACTCGACGGCGCAGACGTGTTGCTGGTTGATTCTGACCCGCAGGGCAGCGCCCGCGATTGGGCCGCCGTCCGCGAGGATCAACCCGTGCCCGTGGTTGGCATCGACCGGCCCACCATCGAGCGCGATCTAAAGAGCGTGGCCCGGAAAGACTTTGTTGTGATCGACGGAGCGCCGCAGGCTCATGACTTGGCCGTGTCGGCAATGAAGGCCGCCGATTGCGTGCTGATCCCGGTGCAGCCGTCGCCCTACGACATTTGGGCAACCTCTGACCTCGTGGATTTGGTCAAGCAGCGCATCGAGCTGACCGACGGCAAGCTGAAAGCGGCTTTCGTGGTGTCCCGTGCGATCAAGGGCACCAAGATTGGTGCGGAAGTCTCCGAGGCGCTGGCCGGGTACGGCCTGCCGATCCTGCAAACGCGCATCACGCAGCGCGTCATCTACCCGAGCAGCGCGGCCAGCGGCACCACGGCCATTGACCAAGAGCCGACGAGCGAGGCCGCCGAGGAAATCCGGGCGCTGGCTGAGGAAGT
The Klebsiella sp. RHBSTW-00484 genome window above contains:
- the parA gene encoding ParA family partition ATPase, translating into MQVIAVLNQKGGAGKTTIATHLARALQLDGADVLLVDSDPQGSARDWAAVREDQPVPVVGIDRPTIERDLKSVARKDFVVIDGAPQAHDLAVSAMKAADCVLIPVQPSPYDIWATSDLVDLVKQRIELTDGKLKAAFVVSRAIKGTKIGAEVSEALAGYGLPILQTRITQRVIYPSSAASGTTAIDQEPTSEAAEEIRALAEEVRRFLNCTI